A region of Maribacter algicola DNA encodes the following proteins:
- a CDS encoding YtxH domain-containing protein has product MNNNTGNTLLAILAGSAIGVALGILYAPDKGEVTRKRIADKANETKDHLTENAITLKDRVASSIASEKQSLDHRVESLVSDVSYKTEDVITTLERKLAELKAKNKKLQKTS; this is encoded by the coding sequence ATGAATAATAACACAGGAAATACACTTTTGGCCATCCTTGCAGGATCAGCCATAGGCGTGGCTCTAGGAATTTTATATGCTCCCGATAAAGGAGAAGTGACACGAAAAAGAATTGCCGACAAGGCCAATGAAACAAAAGATCATTTAACTGAAAATGCTATCACCTTAAAAGACAGGGTAGCCAGTAGCATTGCCTCTGAGAAACAATCTTTGGACCACAGGGTAGAATCCTTGGTATCTGATGTGAGTTATAAGACAGAGGACGTAATTACAACCTTGGAAAGGAAGTTGGCAGAGCTGAAAGCGAAAAACAAGAAACTTCAAAAGACTTCGTAA
- the cls gene encoding cardiolipin synthase gives MWTSILFGIYILITLSIVIAILLYGARPSKSLAWLLAIFAIPVGGIILYLLLGRNRRKNKLVQLKRNLFKRLPKPDQNQVGAFEGKYKRLMTLFYNNSHFPPIGNNKLQLLKDGKTTFDVIFNALEQAQREIHIQYYIFEEGELANALLLLFERKVLEGVKVRMIYDGIGSFSLSKVYLKKLVALGVEVYPFLPFKFGRFFSSLNYRNHRKIIVVDGHTAFTGGINISDKYLKGEPGVGKWHDMHLKIDGPAASHLNQVFMMDWYLVCQELLEPLEHVDSVYKLKEDSLVQIVSGGPDDDFSALEQTYFSIINTAKKYVYITNPYIIPSQALLKALQTAALSGVDVRLLVSENGDNRLVSWSVHSYFESFLKSGIKIYLFPDGFLHSKIIVSDDAISSIGTANLDDRSFEQNYEVNAIVYEKEFAELLKSDFLKDSGSGHLLTYDEYVERPWTKKLKEGIGKIFSPLF, from the coding sequence ATGTGGACATCCATTTTATTCGGTATTTATATATTGATTACGTTGTCCATTGTAATTGCCATTCTTCTGTATGGTGCCAGGCCTTCCAAAAGTTTGGCTTGGCTTCTGGCCATTTTTGCCATTCCCGTTGGGGGAATAATCCTTTACCTTTTGCTGGGAAGAAATAGAAGAAAGAATAAACTGGTCCAGTTAAAAAGGAACTTATTTAAAAGACTGCCCAAACCAGACCAGAATCAGGTGGGGGCCTTTGAGGGCAAATATAAAAGGTTGATGACCCTGTTCTATAATAATTCGCACTTTCCGCCTATCGGGAACAATAAATTGCAATTATTGAAGGACGGCAAGACCACTTTTGATGTCATATTTAATGCTTTGGAGCAGGCACAGCGTGAAATACATATCCAATACTATATATTTGAAGAAGGGGAATTGGCCAATGCATTATTGCTTCTTTTTGAAAGAAAAGTCTTGGAGGGTGTTAAAGTAAGAATGATTTACGATGGTATTGGAAGCTTTTCATTGAGCAAGGTATACTTGAAAAAATTGGTGGCCCTGGGTGTGGAGGTCTATCCCTTTCTCCCTTTTAAATTTGGCCGATTTTTCTCTTCCCTGAACTATAGAAATCATAGAAAAATTATTGTTGTGGATGGTCATACCGCCTTTACCGGAGGTATTAATATTTCCGATAAGTATTTGAAAGGGGAACCCGGAGTGGGCAAGTGGCACGATATGCACCTAAAGATAGATGGTCCTGCAGCCTCACATTTGAACCAAGTTTTTATGATGGATTGGTATTTGGTTTGCCAAGAGTTGCTGGAACCCCTGGAACACGTAGATAGCGTTTACAAGCTAAAAGAGGATTCTTTGGTGCAAATCGTTTCTGGAGGGCCGGATGATGATTTTTCTGCTTTGGAGCAGACCTATTTCTCAATTATCAATACGGCAAAAAAATATGTATATATCACCAATCCATACATAATTCCAAGTCAGGCACTCCTAAAAGCCCTACAAACGGCTGCCTTGAGCGGAGTGGATGTACGTCTTTTAGTTTCAGAAAATGGGGATAACAGATTGGTGAGCTGGTCCGTACATTCCTATTTTGAATCGTTTTTAAAATCCGGCATAAAAATTTACTTGTTTCCGGACGGATTCCTGCACAGCAAGATCATTGTAAGTGATGACGCCATATCTTCCATTGGAACTGCCAATTTGGACGATAGGAGTTTTGAGCAGAATTATGAGGTAAACGCCATTGTATACGAAAAGGAGTTTGCAGAATTGCTAAAATCCGATTTTTTAAAAGATAGTGGTTCAGGACACTTGTTGACGTATGATGAATATGTTGAGCGCCCATGGACCAAAAAGCTCAAGGAAGGAATCGGTAAAATATTTAGTCCCTTGTTTTAA
- a CDS encoding BLUF domain-containing protein, with amino-acid sequence MFSIIYRSKAAVGLPHEDILGIMRKSGRYNAKNDITGCLVYHRQCFIHLLEGDEEPVRSLFEKIGRDKRHRDISLLNLEENNVRLFSQFSTVYNNFDNISDQVRHKKMLFHQIFHGSEIVKSPGSSKLTLWAQVNNLLEIENKLYSG; translated from the coding sequence ATGTTTTCAATTATTTATCGTTCCAAAGCGGCCGTTGGCCTGCCCCATGAAGATATTTTGGGAATCATGAGGAAGTCTGGTCGCTACAATGCAAAGAATGACATTACTGGATGTCTTGTGTACCATAGACAATGCTTTATACATTTGTTGGAAGGAGACGAGGAACCTGTACGTAGCTTGTTTGAAAAGATAGGTAGGGACAAAAGACATAGGGATATTTCATTATTAAATCTGGAGGAAAACAACGTTCGCTTGTTTTCCCAATTTTCAACGGTTTACAATAATTTTGATAACATTTCAGATCAAGTACGGCACAAGAAAATGCTATTTCATCAAATTTTTCATGGTTCGGAAATTGTAAAATCACCTGGATCATCCAAACTAACGTTATGGGCACAGGTCAATAACTTACTGGAAATTGAAAATAAACTGTATTCTGGTTAA
- a CDS encoding NAD-dependent succinate-semialdehyde dehydrogenase, producing MSSIWSKNPYTGEKLKEYQKDTSTSIQEKLKMAQSVQKEWSDKTIEERCELLQNVSELLLDRKEEYAKLISTEMGKPISQSTAEIEKCAWACDFYAFNAEDLLADEIIETDAEESFISYDPLGCILAVMPWNYPFWQVIRFAAPTLTAGNTGILKHAQNVPGCSMALEQLFLDAGFPKGCFQAILAGHVEIEELIGNDGIKAVTLTGSEKAGKGIAQAAGKNLKKTLLELGGNNACIVFEDANLDKYLDTMVQARMQNTGQSCIAAKRFIVCPEIYDEFLERFVGATKKLTVGNPMDKDTYIGVLARADLADTLKEQVDKSLEKGAQLIVGNKKDGAFFEPTILSEVTPGMPAFDEETFGPVAAIVKAENRKHAIELANNSRYGLGSMLFTEDIEGALELIPEISDGAFFINDMVKSDPRLPFGGTKASGYGRELSREGILAFVNKKTVYIKN from the coding sequence ATGTCTAGCATTTGGTCAAAAAACCCATACACAGGAGAAAAGTTAAAGGAATATCAAAAAGATACTTCAACGTCCATTCAAGAAAAATTAAAGATGGCGCAATCGGTGCAAAAGGAATGGTCGGATAAAACGATTGAGGAGCGTTGTGAATTGTTGCAAAACGTATCCGAGCTGCTTCTAGATAGAAAGGAAGAATACGCAAAGCTGATAAGCACGGAAATGGGAAAACCAATTTCCCAAAGTACCGCTGAAATAGAGAAATGTGCATGGGCCTGTGATTTTTATGCCTTTAATGCTGAAGACCTCCTGGCCGATGAAATTATCGAAACCGATGCCGAGGAAAGCTTTATAAGCTATGACCCCTTGGGATGTATCTTGGCCGTTATGCCTTGGAACTATCCCTTTTGGCAGGTTATTCGGTTCGCGGCGCCCACACTTACCGCCGGTAATACGGGTATTCTCAAACATGCCCAAAATGTTCCCGGCTGCTCCATGGCCTTGGAGCAGTTATTTTTGGATGCAGGTTTTCCCAAAGGGTGTTTTCAGGCCATTCTTGCCGGTCATGTGGAAATTGAAGAATTGATCGGTAATGATGGTATAAAGGCAGTGACCTTGACGGGAAGTGAAAAGGCGGGAAAGGGCATCGCCCAAGCCGCAGGTAAGAACCTTAAGAAAACGCTTCTGGAGTTGGGGGGCAACAATGCCTGTATTGTTTTTGAGGATGCCAACTTGGACAAGTATTTGGATACTATGGTGCAGGCCAGGATGCAGAATACGGGACAAAGTTGTATTGCTGCGAAACGATTTATTGTCTGTCCGGAGATCTATGACGAATTTCTGGAAAGGTTTGTTGGGGCCACCAAAAAACTGACCGTAGGAAATCCAATGGATAAGGACACTTACATAGGAGTTCTTGCCAGGGCGGATTTGGCGGATACCTTAAAAGAACAAGTGGACAAATCTCTGGAAAAAGGTGCTCAACTGATTGTTGGCAACAAAAAGGATGGAGCATTTTTTGAACCCACTATCCTTAGCGAAGTAACACCTGGAATGCCGGCATTCGATGAGGAAACCTTTGGACCCGTTGCGGCCATTGTCAAAGCGGAGAATAGAAAGCATGCCATAGAATTGGCCAATAATTCCAGATACGGATTGGGGTCTATGTTGTTTACCGAGGATATTGAGGGGGCATTGGAACTGATACCCGAAATTTCAGATGGGGCATTTTTTATCAATGACATGGTAAAATCGGATCCCAGATTGCCTTTTGGGGGCACCAAGGCCTCCGGGTATGGAAGGGAACTGTCAAGGGAGGGCATTTTGGCCTTCGTAAATAAGAAAACAGTGTATATTAAAAATTAA
- a CDS encoding CsbD family protein — translation MNKEQLEGKWNQVKGEFKQKYGNVTDDDTTFAEGKFDEMLGRLQEKTGKKKEEIKKEIETW, via the coding sequence ATGAACAAGGAACAATTAGAAGGAAAATGGAATCAAGTGAAAGGTGAGTTCAAACAGAAATACGGTAACGTAACGGATGATGATACCACTTTCGCGGAGGGTAAGTTTGACGAAATGTTGGGCAGACTTCAAGAAAAAACAGGAAAGAAAAAGGAAGAAATCAAAAAGGAAATTGAAACTTGGTAA
- a CDS encoding ShlB/FhaC/HecB family hemolysin secretion/activation protein, with protein MIRPFSRIKLPSFWINQFLCALTLLFLDSCASFKEHQNIPDVPPGNTQNISYTFYLAGGFGNPSKTSNKRLLEKFRQEINKAHDNSMVIFTGDNISTEMGGWSKDSLLIREQINLVKDFKGNTIFLPGNNEWKSYELDKMERVEDYLKDVDLERIEAFPENGCPIEHKVINDDLDLILIDSKWFIANWSRLVDINKKCDNIVTRRRFMEELEGYINDGQGKNIVIAMHHPVMSNGTYAGTQSFKSHMSPLPILGTLRSTVMDLGAFNPDHLNSRRYNYLRIAVSALAQANDRITLVSGHEENLQLLSGGGIHQIISGSLGNKSPTRIEKKHITAIGGSMEYEGDYAYGERGFARLDYYDDGSSKVTFFSEDDLDDLETFDVLEPIEKKKEYKGFDDSFGESVTGPILDNPEDYDKNGFYKFLWGERYRSYFGKSVTAPVVKLDTLYGGLHVVKEGGGHQSFSLRLADKDGKQYAMRSLRKSALKFLRFKLPGISYNSDDYRDTWAEEVISDFFTTAHPYMQLVVNPLAESVGINHSDTQLFYVPRQPQLEEYNENFGDELYFIQRRPSDEQLNYKGYRRTIDKVSGKVKDFESTTDMLERIKRDESFAIDQKNFIRARIFDMLIGDWDRHQDQWRWIEYETPDGEKEFMPVPRDRDNVFPRFDGNAMRLVKLFVPTSKRWQTFDGDIDNTKWQNMGGNKLDRALLTKYGVDTWVEEAEYIQEHMTPQAIEQAFMRLPVEVRDNTAQFLEQSLKERLKTLPDKAREYGEYLNKVVAVTGTEKDDLFEVEKLPDGALSVTIRRLLTDRKNEIFFQRIFKESETKEVWLYGLGDDDIFRVTGNTDPGIKIKVIGGYGEDIYEIANKKRIKVYDWEHEEIHFKDKEPKKQLSDIYTTNNYHWRYFKPNTNVIVPTMGFRTDDGVFLGASNTYTVNGLNGNDFKQRHTIKANYYFNFDASEIQYSGAFGNVFPKWNFILDGYYTSDRYAKNYFGTGNETFNNEDNLGRDFYRARLKQIKASAGISYYSLKIRGLFESFKVNQNDQRLFNPSNLPVDLFENQSYGGAEISGYYDNEDADDFPTKSILIGLRMGYKANFKLKDNNFAYASLKLGFNHKLISSGALVLGSTAEYSTVSKSNDIFFYHTPSIGGDNGLRGFRDERFTGRSSFYHSSDVKWKIKRYVTAVSPITIGMYGGFDYGRVWSSNESSNTWHTSQGGGLWISSLKALTFNIGYFNSREGNMVQVGFLAPF; from the coding sequence ATGATTAGACCCTTCAGTCGTATTAAACTCCCATCTTTTTGGATAAACCAATTTCTTTGTGCTCTAACACTCTTGTTTTTGGACTCTTGTGCCAGTTTTAAAGAGCATCAAAATATTCCAGATGTTCCACCGGGTAATACCCAAAATATTAGCTATACGTTCTATTTGGCAGGTGGATTTGGTAACCCTTCCAAAACCTCTAACAAACGACTCTTGGAAAAATTTAGGCAAGAAATCAACAAGGCTCATGATAATAGCATGGTCATCTTTACCGGGGATAATATTTCAACGGAAATGGGGGGTTGGTCCAAGGATAGTTTATTAATACGGGAACAGATAAATCTGGTAAAGGATTTTAAGGGAAATACCATATTTCTTCCAGGAAATAACGAATGGAAAAGTTATGAACTGGATAAAATGGAACGTGTTGAGGATTATTTAAAGGATGTTGATTTGGAGCGTATAGAGGCCTTTCCCGAAAACGGTTGTCCCATAGAACATAAAGTCATAAATGATGATTTGGATTTAATCCTGATAGATTCCAAATGGTTCATTGCCAATTGGTCCAGATTGGTGGATATCAACAAAAAGTGCGATAATATAGTCACCAGAAGGCGCTTCATGGAAGAATTGGAGGGCTACATTAATGATGGACAAGGGAAGAATATAGTCATAGCCATGCATCATCCGGTAATGAGTAATGGTACCTATGCTGGGACCCAATCTTTTAAATCACATATGAGTCCGCTTCCCATCTTGGGAACACTTAGGAGTACCGTTATGGATTTGGGGGCATTTAATCCAGACCACCTAAATTCAAGAAGATATAATTACTTAAGAATAGCGGTAAGTGCATTGGCTCAGGCCAATGACCGTATTACATTGGTTTCAGGCCATGAGGAAAATTTACAGTTGTTGTCCGGTGGGGGAATTCATCAAATTATTAGCGGCTCACTGGGCAATAAAAGTCCAACAAGGATTGAGAAAAAACATATTACCGCCATTGGGGGCTCCATGGAATATGAGGGTGATTATGCCTATGGGGAACGGGGTTTTGCCAGATTGGACTATTATGATGATGGAAGTTCTAAAGTAACCTTTTTTTCAGAAGATGATTTGGATGATCTGGAGACCTTTGATGTCCTAGAACCTATTGAAAAGAAAAAAGAATATAAAGGTTTTGATGATAGTTTTGGCGAATCGGTTACCGGTCCCATTTTGGACAATCCTGAGGACTATGATAAAAACGGCTTTTATAAGTTCTTGTGGGGGGAGAGGTACCGGTCTTATTTTGGTAAGTCGGTCACTGCTCCAGTGGTGAAGTTGGATACCTTATATGGGGGGCTCCATGTAGTAAAGGAGGGCGGAGGTCATCAATCTTTCTCCTTACGATTGGCAGATAAGGATGGCAAACAATATGCCATGCGCTCCCTTAGAAAGAGCGCCCTAAAGTTTTTAAGGTTCAAGCTTCCGGGTATATCTTATAATTCCGATGATTATAGGGATACGTGGGCGGAAGAGGTTATATCCGACTTTTTTACGACAGCCCACCCTTATATGCAACTGGTTGTAAATCCACTTGCGGAATCGGTAGGTATCAACCATTCGGATACCCAGTTGTTTTATGTTCCCAGGCAGCCTCAGCTAGAGGAGTACAATGAAAATTTTGGCGATGAACTTTATTTTATACAAAGACGTCCTTCCGATGAACAATTAAATTATAAGGGGTATAGGAGAACAATTGACAAGGTATCTGGTAAGGTCAAGGATTTTGAGAGTACAACGGATATGCTCGAAAGAATAAAGCGGGACGAATCCTTCGCAATCGACCAGAAGAATTTCATCCGTGCCCGAATATTTGATATGCTCATTGGCGACTGGGATAGGCATCAAGATCAATGGCGGTGGATAGAATACGAAACCCCGGATGGTGAAAAGGAATTTATGCCCGTGCCAAGGGACCGAGACAATGTTTTCCCCCGGTTCGATGGAAATGCAATGAGACTTGTAAAACTTTTTGTTCCTACTAGCAAAAGATGGCAAACCTTTGACGGTGATATTGATAATACCAAATGGCAGAATATGGGGGGCAATAAATTGGATAGGGCCTTATTGACAAAATACGGGGTAGATACATGGGTGGAGGAAGCAGAGTATATACAAGAACATATGACACCTCAAGCGATAGAACAGGCATTTATGAGATTACCTGTTGAGGTTAGGGACAATACAGCCCAATTCCTTGAGCAAAGTTTGAAGGAACGACTCAAAACGTTGCCCGATAAGGCAAGGGAATACGGGGAATACCTAAACAAGGTGGTGGCCGTAACGGGAACAGAAAAAGATGATCTTTTTGAGGTGGAAAAATTACCCGATGGGGCCTTGTCCGTTACTATAAGGAGACTCTTGACCGACAGGAAAAACGAAATTTTCTTTCAAAGAATTTTTAAGGAAAGTGAAACTAAGGAAGTTTGGTTGTACGGTCTTGGGGACGATGATATTTTTAGGGTTACAGGAAACACCGACCCCGGGATAAAAATTAAGGTTATAGGAGGATATGGTGAAGATATCTATGAGATAGCAAACAAGAAGCGTATTAAGGTCTATGATTGGGAACATGAAGAAATCCATTTTAAGGACAAGGAGCCCAAGAAACAGCTTAGTGATATCTATACGACCAATAACTATCATTGGCGGTATTTTAAGCCCAATACGAATGTGATAGTTCCCACAATGGGTTTTAGAACGGATGATGGGGTGTTTTTAGGGGCATCAAACACCTATACCGTTAACGGTTTAAACGGAAACGATTTTAAGCAACGGCATACTATAAAGGCAAATTATTATTTCAATTTCGATGCCTCTGAAATTCAATATTCAGGTGCTTTTGGGAATGTTTTTCCTAAATGGAATTTTATTTTGGACGGATACTATACCAGTGACAGGTATGCGAAAAATTATTTCGGGACAGGGAATGAAACCTTCAATAACGAAGATAACCTTGGAAGGGATTTCTACCGGGCCCGACTAAAACAAATCAAGGCTAGTGCAGGTATTTCGTATTATTCCTTAAAAATTAGGGGCTTGTTTGAGTCCTTCAAGGTGAACCAAAATGATCAGAGGTTATTCAATCCCAGTAATTTACCAGTGGACTTGTTCGAAAATCAGAGTTATGGCGGAGCGGAAATTTCAGGATATTATGATAATGAGGATGCGGACGACTTTCCCACCAAGTCCATATTGATTGGATTGCGAATGGGTTACAAGGCCAATTTTAAGCTCAAGGATAATAACTTTGCGTACGCTTCGCTGAAATTGGGTTTCAATCATAAATTGATCTCCTCCGGAGCCTTGGTTTTGGGAAGCACTGCGGAGTATAGTACGGTGTCCAAATCCAATGATATCTTCTTTTACCATACACCATCTATTGGTGGCGATAACGGACTCAGGGGCTTTAGGGACGAACGCTTTACGGGAAGGTCGTCTTTTTACCATAGTTCAGATGTAAAGTGGAAAATAAAACGGTATGTAACCGCAGTTTCCCCTATAACGATTGGGATGTATGGAGGCTTCGACTATGGTAGGGTTTGGAGTTCCAACGAAAGTTCCAATACATGGCATACCTCCCAAGGGGGTGGGTTATGGATCAGTAGTTTAAAAGCATTAACTTTTAACATAGGTTATTTTAACTCTAGGGAAGGAAATATGGTGCAAGTAGGATTTTTGGCACCTTTTTAA
- a CDS encoding Pycsar system effector family protein: MDSIIAKTEAFVTDKLGSGIDGKYLYHNLRHTERVVKSAKELMEGEELHGKDREKLMVAAWFHDVGYLKSNEDHESHSCQMARDFLTSESCDEAFIDEVCVLILATKMNYEPKNHLEEIMRDADSSHFAKKSFIQTSELLREELKRLGLRNSSVEDWRDENIHLLRVKHRFYTDFAKEYWQSEKDKNIRRLVKAKKKSKKLIKKESLKAKFKGQIPDRGVQTLYRVTLRNHIKLSDIADTKANILLSVNAIIISLALANLIPKLDNPRNDYLIYPTFIFIFFSIISMIMSILATKPNVTSGEFTDEDVRTKKVNLLFFGNFHKMKLEKYQWAIKEVIKDQDYIYSSLTKDLYYLGIVLERKYRLLRWTYTVFMVGMILSVIVFAIALKYYGPDRVLDLPVMTQ, encoded by the coding sequence ATGGATTCTATTATTGCAAAGACAGAGGCTTTCGTAACCGATAAATTGGGAAGTGGGATTGATGGGAAATATCTATATCATAACCTCAGACATACGGAGCGCGTAGTTAAAAGCGCCAAAGAACTTATGGAAGGGGAAGAATTGCATGGCAAGGATCGGGAAAAGCTAATGGTAGCCGCTTGGTTCCATGACGTAGGCTATCTAAAGTCTAATGAGGACCATGAAAGCCATAGTTGCCAAATGGCAAGGGATTTCCTGACCTCTGAATCTTGTGATGAGGCATTTATTGATGAGGTTTGCGTACTTATTTTGGCTACAAAAATGAATTATGAGCCTAAAAACCACTTGGAGGAAATAATGAGGGATGCGGACTCGTCCCATTTTGCCAAGAAAAGCTTCATTCAGACTTCAGAATTACTTCGAGAGGAACTCAAACGTCTGGGCTTACGGAATAGTTCCGTGGAAGACTGGCGTGACGAAAACATTCATCTCTTGAGGGTGAAACATAGATTCTACACTGATTTTGCCAAGGAATATTGGCAAAGCGAAAAGGACAAAAATATCAGGCGTCTAGTAAAGGCTAAGAAAAAGAGCAAAAAACTAATCAAAAAAGAGAGTCTTAAAGCCAAGTTCAAGGGGCAGATACCTGATAGGGGTGTACAGACCCTATACCGTGTTACCCTTAGAAACCACATCAAGCTCAGTGACATTGCAGATACTAAGGCCAATATTCTTTTATCTGTCAATGCCATAATAATTTCATTGGCATTGGCCAATCTGATTCCCAAACTGGACAATCCCAGAAATGACTATTTAATATACCCTACATTCATCTTCATATTTTTCAGTATCATTTCCATGATCATGTCCATTTTGGCAACTAAGCCCAATGTAACCAGTGGTGAATTTACTGACGAAGATGTGAGGACCAAAAAAGTGAATCTGCTGTTCTTTGGCAATTTTCATAAGATGAAATTGGAAAAGTACCAATGGGCCATAAAGGAAGTCATAAAGGACCAGGATTATATTTACTCCTCGTTGACCAAAGACCTCTATTACCTTGGTATTGTCCTGGAAAGAAAGTACCGTCTGTTAAGATGGACGTATACTGTATTCATGGTGGGTATGATTTTGTCCGTCATCGTTTTTGCCATAGCCTTAAAATACTATGGTCCGGACAGGGTATTGGACCTTCCGGTAATGACACAATAA
- a CDS encoding MBL fold metallo-hydrolase RNA specificity domain-containing protein: MKKVKIHFLGASGTVTGSKFYLETPDVNIMVDCGMFQGLKELREINWKPLPIDASKIDFVLLTHGHLDHTGYLPRLLKEGFKGKILGTAPTLDITRIILMDSGKIQEEQAQSANEEGYSKHAPALPFYTVKDAERTFTYFQSCKKEQWISLSQNVRARFQYNGHIIGATFIELEISGKVFVFSGDIGRSRDLLLSPPERPKWADYLFLESTYGNKLHPEEDVPVILSSLIKQTIQERGNLIIPSFAVERLQSLMYTLWLLFKKNKIPNIPIFVDSPMGNNVLSVFERFPTWHNVSIADYHAMMHHFNIISSYADTWKTIDDQRPKIIIAGSGMVTGGRVLTYLQQMLDRTTTQILLVGFQAEGTRGRQLLDGAHELKIFGKYYPVKAKVHLLESLSAHADQNELLYWTDAIENVPEKVFLIHGEPSALDALRVKLKDTKSWNCQIPKQYETIEIIC, encoded by the coding sequence ATGAAAAAAGTCAAAATTCACTTTCTTGGAGCCAGTGGTACCGTTACAGGTTCAAAATTTTATCTGGAAACCCCAGACGTAAATATTATGGTAGATTGCGGCATGTTCCAAGGATTGAAGGAACTCAGGGAGATCAATTGGAAACCTTTGCCCATAGACGCATCAAAAATAGATTTTGTGTTGTTGACCCATGGGCATTTGGACCATACCGGATACTTGCCAAGGTTGCTCAAAGAAGGATTTAAGGGAAAAATTCTTGGAACCGCCCCTACTTTGGACATCACACGGATTATTTTGATGGATAGCGGAAAAATCCAAGAAGAACAGGCCCAGTCAGCCAATGAAGAGGGCTACAGCAAGCATGCACCGGCACTACCCTTTTATACTGTTAAAGACGCAGAAAGAACCTTTACATATTTTCAATCCTGTAAAAAAGAGCAATGGATTTCCCTTTCCCAAAATGTAAGGGCCAGGTTTCAATACAACGGCCACATTATTGGTGCTACCTTTATTGAACTGGAAATAAGTGGAAAAGTATTTGTTTTTTCCGGGGATATAGGAAGAAGCAGAGATTTACTTTTATCCCCTCCAGAACGGCCCAAATGGGCAGATTACCTATTTCTGGAAAGCACTTATGGCAATAAATTGCACCCGGAAGAAGACGTTCCCGTAATTTTAAGCTCCTTGATAAAACAGACGATCCAGGAACGGGGAAATCTTATCATTCCCTCCTTTGCCGTGGAGCGCTTACAATCCCTCATGTACACCTTATGGTTATTGTTCAAGAAGAACAAAATTCCCAATATTCCCATTTTTGTGGATAGCCCTATGGGCAACAATGTACTTTCCGTTTTTGAAAGGTTTCCTACATGGCATAATGTATCCATTGCCGATTACCATGCCATGATGCACCATTTTAATATTATTTCTTCCTATGCCGATACTTGGAAAACCATTGATGACCAAAGACCAAAAATTATCATTGCCGGCAGTGGAATGGTCACCGGTGGGCGTGTCCTTACCTACTTGCAACAGATGCTTGATAGGACAACGACCCAAATTCTTTTGGTTGGCTTCCAAGCTGAAGGCACCCGGGGCAGACAACTTTTGGATGGAGCACATGAATTGAAAATATTCGGAAAATATTATCCGGTAAAGGCAAAGGTCCACCTTCTGGAAAGTCTTTCTGCCCATGCGGACCAAAACGAATTGTTGTATTGGACCGATGCCATTGAAAACGTTCCGGAAAAGGTATTCCTTATCCATGGGGAGCCCAGTGCTCTGGATGCCTTACGTGTAAAACTTAAAGACACAAAAAGCTGGAATTGCCAAATCCCTAAGCAATACGAAACCATAGAAATTATTTGTTGA
- a CDS encoding lipid-binding SYLF domain-containing protein yields the protein MKFKTILATVLLVVSANLFAQNDKDKEVMADAEKAKMELKEMEGMDRFFNNASGYVIFPNVGKGGLIVGGASGNGVLYENGMPKGMASLKKVDIGLQAGGQALTEIIFFETEESLNDFKDGNYELSANATAIALDKGIAANANYKDGVVVFTKPKKGLMADLSIGGQKFEYDEMDRK from the coding sequence ATGAAATTTAAAACAATATTAGCTACTGTATTATTGGTAGTATCTGCAAACCTATTTGCACAAAACGATAAGGATAAGGAAGTGATGGCCGATGCTGAAAAGGCCAAAATGGAGTTAAAGGAAATGGAGGGAATGGACCGATTCTTTAACAACGCTTCCGGCTATGTAATTTTCCCCAATGTAGGCAAAGGCGGATTGATCGTTGGAGGGGCGTCAGGAAATGGTGTCCTATATGAAAATGGAATGCCAAAAGGCATGGCCAGTTTAAAAAAAGTAGATATAGGACTTCAGGCAGGCGGACAGGCACTTACTGAAATCATTTTCTTTGAAACGGAGGAATCCTTGAACGATTTTAAGGATGGAAACTACGAACTATCCGCAAATGCTACCGCCATAGCCCTGGATAAAGGAATTGCTGCTAACGCCAATTACAAAGATGGCGTTGTGGTATTTACCAAGCCCAAAAAAGGTTTGATGGCAGACCTTTCAATTGGTGGTCAAAAGTTCGAATACGATGAGATGGATAGGAAATAA